From the genome of Thermotoga sp. Mc24:
CCAGATCATCTTCGTTTCCGCTACACCGGGGGATTTTGAACTTTCGATCTCTGAACAGGTTGTCGAGCAGATCATTAGGCCCACCGGACTCGTGGATCCGGAGGTGGAGGTACGTCCCACCGCGGGACAGGTGGACGATCTTGTGAACGAGATCGTGAAAGTGAAAGAGAGAGGGGAGAGGGCCCTCGTTACGGTGCTCACCAAAAAAACGGCAGAGCTCTTGAGCGAGCATCTGACGGAGCTTGGTATAAGATCGCTCTATCTTCACTCCGAACTGGACGCCATAGAGAGGGTCGAAGTCTTGAAGAAACTGCGACGAGGAGACGTGGACGTGGTCGTTGGTGTGAACCTTTTGAGGGAGGGTCTCGATCTTCCCGAGGTGTCACTGGTGGCGATCATGGATGCGGACGTGGAGGGCTTTCTGCGGTCTGAAACAACGCTCATCCAGATCATAGGAAGAACTGCAAGGAACGTCAACGGAAAGGTCATCATGTACGCCGACAGGATAACAAACGCGATGAAAAGAGCCATTGAAGAAACGAACAGAAGAAGGAGGATTCAGCTCGAGTACAACAGAAAACACGGTATCACTCCACGTTCTGTGATAAAGCCTCTGGAGATAGAAGTATTCGAGCAGTTCATGGTGAAAGAGGAACCAGAGAGGTACGGAGACACCGTGAAGAACATCTTTGAGATGAAGAAAACGCTCTCGCCGGAGGAATACATGGCCATTCTCGAAGAGGAAATGTATCGAGCTGCGAGCGAGCTCAGGTACGAAGACGCAGCAGCCTTGAGAGATGAGCTGTTCAGAGTCAAAGAAGAGATAAAAAAGGAAAAGGGGCTTTGAGCCCCTTTTTTCTTTCTGGCGGGGACGACGGGATTTGAACCCGCGACCACCGGTGTGACAGACCGGCATGCTAACCAGGCTGCACCACGTCCCCTGAACCGAATACTATTTTCTCAGAAAAGTCACGGGTTGTCAAGAGGATTTGTGGTACAAACTACCGATGAACTCCCTGCCTTTTTTTATAGCGATCAGATCGATTTTGAGGAGATCTTCCCTGGTTTTTGAAAGTTTTTCCCTGAGCGCTTCTTCCGCGGCCTCAAAGCTCACCACTCCCGTTAATTCCAGAAAAGCTCCGAGCATCACCATGTTCGCGGCTTTCACGTTTCCCGCTTCTTCCGCTATTTCGTTCGCTGGTATTTCGATCGTTTCTATATCGCCCCTGTCTATGATCTGTTCAACAACAGAAGAATTGACCAGAAGCAAGCCCCCGGACCTGAGTTTTGCTCCGAATTTCATCATGGAGGGAAAGTTCATTGCTATCACTTCCGTGGGATGATCAACCACGGGGGAAGTGATTGGCTTTTCATCAACGATCACGGTGCAGTTGGCGGTGCCTCCTCTCATTTCGGGACCGTACGAAGGAAGCCAGGTAGCGTTTTTTCCTTCTATAACAGCAGCCGCAGCAATTATCTGTCCTGTGAGCATGATTCCCTGACCACCAAAACCGGCTATTATTATCGCGTGATATGCCATATCAATCGCCTACCTTGTCAACAAAAACCTTCGGGGGGAATTCCTTTACCATGTTCTCCAGAAGCCAGTTTTGAGCTTCCACTGGACTCATCCCCCAGTTGGTGGGGCAGGTGCTGAGCACTTCCACCATTCCGAATCCCAGACCCTTTATCTGTGCGAGGAAAGCTTTCTTTATGGCTTTCTTTGTGTTCAAAATATCCTTTGTGGTACTCACAGTTGTACGTTCAAGGTAAGCAACTCCACCGATCGTACTCAGAGCTTCGGAAACGTGAAGAGGATACCCATCGTTCGCTGCGGTTCTGCCGTATGGAGTCGTGGTGGTTTTCTGTCCCAGAAGGGTGGTGGGGGCCATTTGTCCACCCGTCATACCGTACACCGCGTTGTTGACAAATATCGTTGTCAGTTTTTCTCCACGGTTCGCCGCGTGAATCGTCTCTGCGATACCGATGGCCGCGAGATCCCCGTCTCCCTGGTAGGTGAAGACTATCCTGTCTGGAAGTGCTCTCTTTATACCAGTTGCCACTGCGAGTGCTCTTCCGTGTGGAGCAACCGTTCCGTCTACCTCGAAAAACTCGTAAGCGAAGACTGAGCATCCGACGGGGGCTACCATTATAGTTTTTTCCTGGATGTCCAACTCGTCTATCACTTCTGCTATCAGCCTGTGTATTATTCCGTGGTGGCATCCTGGACAGTAAGTGAATTCTCTATCACTCAAGGCTTTCGGTCTTTTGAATATCACTTCCATTTTCTCACCTCCTTGAAGGCAGACAGTATTTCTTCGGGTGTCGGAACAAATCCTCCCATGCGTCCGTAGAAGTGTACCGGCACCTTTCCCTCCACCGAAATCTGAACGTCTTCGACCATCTGTCCAGAGCTCATTTCCACAACGAAGATGAGTTTTACTTTTTCGGCCAGTTCTTTGAGCCTTTTTTTCGGGAAGGGCCAGAGTGTCACAGGTCTGAACAGACCAACCGGTATACCTTCTTCTCTCAGAGAGTCCACAACACTCTTGAGGATTCTTCCCATCGTACCGTAGCCGACCATCAGGTATTCTGCACCGTCCACCTTGTACTCTTCCCATCGCTGCTCTGACGCTTCTATCAGTCTGTACTTTTCCTGTAAACGCTTGTTCATTCTCTCAAGACCAACAGGATCTATGTTGAAAGCGGCTATTCTGTGCGGCTCTCTATTTCTGGCACCCCGAAGCGCCCAATCTGAATGATCTGGAAGAGTGGACAGATCTCTCATCTTCAGCAACTCAACGGGTTCCATCATCTGACCAATCATTCCATCCGCCAGTATGAGAACGGGGTTTCTGTATCTGTCAGCGAGATCAAAGGCCAGCTGGGTCAGATCCACGGCTTCCTGAAGTGTTGATGGTGCGAGAACGATCAGTCTGTAATCTCCGTGACCTCCTCCTTTCACCGCTTGAAAGTAATCACCCTGCGAAGGCTGGATATTTCCAAGCCCGGGACCTCCACGTACCACGTCGACAAAAACGCAGGGAAGTTCTGCACCTGCAATGTAGGAGATCCCTTCCTGCATCAGGCTGAAACCAGGAGACGATGTCGACGTCATGGCACGTTTTCCGGTGCAAGCGGCTCCATAAACCATGTTGACCGTTGCTATTTCACTTTCGGTCTGAAGGAAAACGCCTCCCACTTCAGGAAGTCTTCTCGCCATGTATTCTGCTATCTCGCTCTGGGGAGTGATTGGATAAGCAAAATACAATCTACAACCCGCTCTTATCGCAGATTCTGCTATCGCTTCGTTTCCTTTCATCATGAGTTTTTTCATAAGCACCACTCCTCAAACCTT
Proteins encoded in this window:
- a CDS encoding thiamine pyrophosphate-dependent enzyme is translated as MEVIFKRPKALSDREFTYCPGCHHGIIHRLIAEVIDELDIQEKTIMVAPVGCSVFAYEFFEVDGTVAPHGRALAVATGIKRALPDRIVFTYQGDGDLAAIGIAETIHAANRGEKLTTIFVNNAVYGMTGGQMAPTTLLGQKTTTTPYGRTAANDGYPLHVSEALSTIGGVAYLERTTVSTTKDILNTKKAIKKAFLAQIKGLGFGMVEVLSTCPTNWGMSPVEAQNWLLENMVKEFPPKVFVDKVGD
- a CDS encoding 3-methyl-2-oxobutanoate dehydrogenase subunit VorB, coding for MKKLMMKGNEAIAESAIRAGCRLYFAYPITPQSEIAEYMARRLPEVGGVFLQTESEIATVNMVYGAACTGKRAMTSTSSPGFSLMQEGISYIAGAELPCVFVDVVRGGPGLGNIQPSQGDYFQAVKGGGHGDYRLIVLAPSTLQEAVDLTQLAFDLADRYRNPVLILADGMIGQMMEPVELLKMRDLSTLPDHSDWALRGARNREPHRIAAFNIDPVGLERMNKRLQEKYRLIEASEQRWEEYKVDGAEYLMVGYGTMGRILKSVVDSLREEGIPVGLFRPVTLWPFPKKRLKELAEKVKLIFVVEMSSGQMVEDVQISVEGKVPVHFYGRMGGFVPTPEEILSAFKEVRKWK
- a CDS encoding 2-oxoacid:acceptor oxidoreductase family protein: MAYHAIIIAGFGGQGIMLTGQIIAAAAVIEGKNATWLPSYGPEMRGGTANCTVIVDEKPITSPVVDHPTEVIAMNFPSMMKFGAKLRSGGLLLVNSSVVEQIIDRGDIETIEIPANEIAEEAGNVKAANMVMLGAFLELTGVVSFEAAEEALREKLSKTREDLLKIDLIAIKKGREFIGSLYHKSS